One Rhodobacteraceae bacterium M385 genomic region harbors:
- a CDS encoding M48 family metallopeptidase: MLKLTPILIAVGYGLVSYMFSAWRTNRDLDARSTELADARLREITEKFAKVLGVDSIRVNVYEVDAVNGLAAPDGRIFLTRGFYNRYRAGEVTAEELASVIAHELGHVALGHTRRRMIDFSGQNAVRAVLAGVLGRFIPGIGPMIGNAVGALLAARLSRQDEYEADAYATSLMVSAGLGAAPQKALFEKLEHLAGLKGGGAPAWLMSHPKTAERIAAIEAMEARWRSELPSE; encoded by the coding sequence ATGTTGAAACTGACCCCTATCCTTATTGCCGTGGGTTACGGCCTTGTGAGCTACATGTTCTCGGCCTGGCGCACCAATCGCGACCTTGATGCACGCTCGACCGAGTTGGCCGACGCCCGGTTGCGAGAAATTACTGAGAAGTTTGCGAAGGTTCTGGGCGTCGATAGCATCCGCGTGAACGTCTACGAGGTGGATGCAGTCAACGGTTTGGCTGCCCCCGATGGACGGATTTTTCTGACACGCGGGTTCTACAACCGCTACCGCGCAGGTGAGGTTACGGCAGAGGAGTTGGCCAGCGTGATTGCCCATGAGTTGGGACATGTCGCCTTGGGCCACACACGGCGGCGAATGATTGACTTTTCGGGGCAAAATGCGGTGCGAGCGGTGTTGGCGGGTGTTCTGGGGCGGTTCATTCCCGGCATTGGTCCGATGATTGGCAACGCGGTGGGCGCATTATTGGCGGCGCGGTTGAGCCGTCAGGACGAGTATGAAGCAGACGCGTATGCCACGTCCTTGATGGTTTCAGCAGGGCTTGGGGCAGCGCCGCAGAAAGCGTTGTTCGAGAAGCTCGAGCATCTGGCGGGATTGAAGGGCGGTGGCGCGCCAGCATGGTTAATGAGCCACCCCAAAACAGCAGAACGGATCGCGGCGATTGAAGCGATGGAAGCTCGGTGGCGGTCCGAATTGCCATCGGAGTGA
- a CDS encoding PIN domain-containing protein — protein MTAGAPLPVVVIDACVLYPTVLRQIVLGCAEQGLFTPIWSERLLEEWTRAAARNGGALDEQLAKSEASSANLRFPKALTPPGDEAPLWLPDPADIHVLATAVQSGATTILTQNLKDFPARELSGYGVKAIAPDPFLMDLWLTHPKAVAQSVATTHAEAERLSGQTFPLRALLKRVRLPRLGKALSA, from the coding sequence ATGACTGCGGGCGCTCCGTTGCCGGTCGTCGTCATCGACGCTTGCGTGCTCTATCCCACGGTGCTGCGCCAAATCGTCTTGGGCTGCGCCGAGCAGGGCCTTTTCACGCCGATCTGGTCCGAGCGTCTGTTGGAAGAATGGACCCGAGCCGCCGCCCGCAACGGCGGCGCGTTGGATGAACAACTGGCCAAATCTGAGGCCTCAAGCGCCAACCTGCGCTTCCCCAAGGCCCTCACGCCCCCCGGCGATGAAGCACCCTTATGGCTTCCCGATCCCGCCGACATCCACGTGCTTGCCACCGCGGTCCAAAGCGGCGCGACCACGATCCTGACCCAAAACCTCAAGGATTTCCCGGCCCGCGAACTTTCCGGCTACGGCGTCAAGGCCATCGCGCCCGATCCCTTCTTGATGGACCTCTGGCTCACCCACCCCAAAGCCGTCGCCCAATCCGTCGCCACCACCCACGCCGAGGCCGAGCGTCTCTCAGGCCAAACCTTCCCTCTGCGCGCGCTGCTCAAACGGGTTCGGCTTCCCCGCCTCGGCAAAGCGCTGTCGGCCTAG
- a CDS encoding class I SAM-dependent rRNA methyltransferase has product MTAPSFPVLRLKPKADARRIRHGHPWAWADDLVLDRRSKAVPAGALALLEDAERQPMGIGVATVNARIGLRVLDRAPDAVIDTDWLRAKITRAVALRNALYDAPFYRLIHAEGDGLPGLIVDRFGDTLVMQPNAIWLEERLDVLSALLLEATGATTLIKNGTSRARALEELPEEMLTLAGTAPKAAIEVPMNGATYMADVMGGQKTGLFYDQRPNHAFMANLSKDARVLDVFTHVGGFALASLAAGAKSALAVDASEPALTLAGQGAAAMGCADRFETRQGDAFTVMEALAAEGAKFDVVIADPPAFAPSKPALDKGLRAYERVARIAASLVAEGGTLMLCSCSHAADLTKFRASCIRGIGRAGRDPRIIYTGFAGPDHPVHPSLSETGYLKALAFTL; this is encoded by the coding sequence ATGACAGCGCCCTCTTTTCCCGTCCTCCGCCTTAAACCCAAGGCCGACGCCCGCCGCATCCGCCATGGCCACCCCTGGGCTTGGGCCGATGACCTCGTCCTTGACCGCCGCTCCAAAGCCGTGCCTGCGGGCGCTTTGGCCTTGCTGGAGGATGCCGAACGGCAGCCCATGGGCATTGGCGTGGCCACCGTTAACGCACGCATTGGCCTGCGGGTTCTGGACCGTGCCCCCGATGCCGTGATCGACACAGACTGGCTGCGCGCCAAGATCACCCGCGCCGTGGCCCTGCGAAACGCGCTTTACGACGCGCCGTTCTACCGCCTGATCCATGCAGAGGGCGATGGCCTTCCCGGCCTGATCGTGGACCGTTTCGGCGATACCTTGGTGATGCAACCCAATGCGATCTGGCTCGAAGAACGCCTTGATGTTCTGAGCGCACTGCTGTTGGAGGCCACCGGCGCCACCACGCTGATCAAAAACGGCACCTCTCGCGCCCGCGCTTTGGAAGAGCTGCCCGAAGAAATGCTCACCCTGGCCGGCACCGCCCCCAAAGCCGCGATTGAGGTGCCGATGAACGGCGCCACTTACATGGCCGACGTCATGGGCGGCCAGAAAACCGGCCTGTTCTACGACCAACGCCCGAACCACGCGTTCATGGCGAACCTCTCTAAGGATGCGCGCGTGCTGGACGTGTTCACCCACGTGGGCGGCTTCGCCCTTGCCTCGCTCGCGGCGGGCGCAAAAAGCGCCTTGGCCGTCGATGCGTCCGAACCCGCGCTGACGCTAGCCGGGCAGGGGGCCGCCGCCATGGGCTGCGCCGACCGCTTCGAGACCCGCCAAGGGGACGCCTTCACCGTGATGGAGGCTCTCGCCGCAGAGGGCGCAAAATTCGACGTCGTAATCGCCGATCCCCCCGCTTTCGCGCCATCGAAACCGGCGCTCGACAAGGGCCTGCGTGCCTATGAACGCGTCGCCCGTATCGCTGCCTCGCTGGTGGCGGAAGGCGGCACGTTGATGTTGTGTTCTTGCTCTCACGCGGCCGACCTGACGAAGTTCCGCGCCTCCTGCATCCGCGGCATTGGTCGCGCGGGCCGCGATCCCCGGATCATCTACACCGGGTTTGCTGGCCCCGATCACCCGGTCCACCCTAGCCTTAGTGAAACAGGCTACCTCAAGGCGCTCGCGTTTACCTTATGA